The following coding sequences are from one Verrucosispora sp. WMMD573 window:
- a CDS encoding helix-turn-helix transcriptional regulator → MTDDMTIGQRVAFYRRRRGLSQEVLAGLVGKTQEWLRKVETNRADLDRLSVIRAIARALDVSLGDLIGAPSLFEWSDDSGRETIPALRAALHDYRHLAPALASPAAVDAPAMREIENDVAEIWTAYQHSRYGTLARRLPYLIHDCLTATEAYDGDDGQRAHAMTAYAHQLAALFLTKLGEGDLAWTAASRGLAAANASHDHVVIGSLSRSAAHSLIAIGEYAQARGLAAIAAQFLESRLTKPTPQLLSVYGSLHLVCALAAARDDDRASADIHIAEADAAATRLGADDNHVWTAFGPTNVSIHKTTVAMELGDVQRAIAIGTPLDTGALPIERQVRHAIETARALARWNRIDDALGALLDAEVIGPDQVRYHRLSRDLVRDILIRPRPPRLAVELSERMGVRSGGPRW, encoded by the coding sequence ATGACGGACGACATGACCATCGGCCAGCGCGTCGCCTTCTACCGGCGGCGGCGAGGGCTTTCCCAGGAGGTGCTGGCCGGACTGGTCGGCAAGACCCAGGAGTGGCTACGCAAGGTCGAGACGAACCGCGCCGACCTGGACCGCCTCTCGGTCATTCGGGCAATCGCCAGGGCCCTCGATGTCTCTCTTGGGGACCTCATCGGCGCACCGAGCTTGTTCGAGTGGTCCGACGACTCAGGGCGTGAAACCATTCCCGCGTTGCGCGCCGCGCTTCACGACTACCGGCACCTCGCGCCAGCTCTGGCCAGTCCGGCTGCTGTCGATGCGCCTGCCATGCGTGAGATCGAGAATGACGTGGCCGAGATCTGGACCGCTTACCAGCATTCGCGATACGGCACCCTCGCTCGCCGGCTTCCGTACCTCATCCACGACTGCCTGACCGCCACCGAGGCCTACGACGGAGACGACGGCCAGCGTGCACACGCGATGACCGCCTATGCCCACCAGCTCGCCGCGCTGTTCCTCACCAAGCTCGGCGAAGGTGATCTCGCATGGACCGCGGCCAGTCGAGGGCTGGCCGCCGCCAACGCCAGCCACGACCACGTCGTCATCGGCTCGCTCAGCCGCTCCGCCGCGCACTCTCTGATTGCGATCGGTGAATACGCGCAGGCCCGAGGCCTCGCCGCCATCGCAGCGCAGTTCCTCGAATCACGGCTGACCAAGCCCACACCGCAGTTGCTGTCGGTCTACGGCAGCCTGCACCTCGTCTGCGCCCTCGCCGCCGCCCGCGACGACGACCGCGCCTCCGCAGACATCCACATCGCCGAAGCCGACGCCGCAGCGACCCGACTCGGCGCCGACGACAACCACGTGTGGACCGCCTTCGGCCCCACCAACGTGTCGATCCACAAGACGACCGTGGCGATGGAACTCGGCGACGTGCAACGCGCCATCGCCATAGGTACCCCACTCGATACCGGTGCCCTGCCCATCGAGCGGCAGGTCCGCCACGCCATCGAGACCGCGCGAGCGCTGGCGCGCTGGAACCGCATCGACGACGCCCTCGGCGCGCTCTTGGACGCGGAGGTCATCGGCCCAGACCAGGTGCGCTACCACCGGCTCTCCCGCGACCTCGTCCGGGACATCCTCATCCGCCCCCGCCCGCCCCGTCTGGCCGTCGAACTCAGTGAACGAATGGGCGTCCGGTCGGGTGGACCGCGCTGGTAG
- a CDS encoding Ig-like domain-containing protein: MGRFARAGALFSALGLVASLALSGCGEDRAPAEFVPGQTPGASGTGTPDTSGAPEVPSGPPLTVSPADGAKNRPVSVEIGAKLPGGGEVSQVTLKTEDGKTVKGKLRTDGSSWVPSAPLTWSTRYIATVSAKGPDGAVSEGTSTFTTMAKPGSMITSGLYLFDDRTYGVAMPVVAEFHPGIPEKDRAKVQKRMFVQSDPPQPGAWHWVSNGTQAYYRAPDYWKAGTKLTVRIALAGIPLSNGRFGNVDRNATAKIGSAFEMKVTNSDKRMRVYEDGQLIKTLPVSLGKKKTPSSSGTLVVMEKKEATVFDTMDDPDPENRYVTDIEFAQRLTWGGEYIHAAPWSEHVQGRQNVSHGCVNVSMANARWLFQRTKIGDPITITGTERKLAAGNGWTAWNLSWSEFVKGSALPVPDGGAGPAV, encoded by the coding sequence ATGGGCAGGTTCGCGCGGGCCGGGGCGTTGTTTAGCGCCTTGGGGCTGGTGGCGTCGCTGGCATTGTCGGGCTGCGGCGAGGATCGCGCGCCGGCCGAGTTCGTACCCGGTCAGACACCCGGAGCGTCCGGCACCGGGACGCCGGACACGTCCGGAGCGCCGGAGGTGCCGAGTGGCCCGCCGCTGACGGTGAGCCCGGCCGACGGGGCGAAGAATCGGCCGGTCAGCGTGGAGATCGGCGCGAAGCTGCCGGGCGGCGGCGAGGTGTCGCAGGTCACCCTCAAGACCGAGGACGGCAAGACGGTCAAGGGCAAGCTGCGTACGGACGGGTCGTCGTGGGTGCCGTCGGCCCCGTTGACGTGGTCGACCCGCTACATTGCCACGGTCTCCGCGAAGGGGCCGGACGGCGCGGTGAGCGAGGGCACCAGCACGTTCACCACGATGGCGAAGCCGGGCTCGATGATCACGTCGGGGCTGTACCTGTTCGACGACCGGACGTACGGGGTGGCGATGCCGGTGGTGGCGGAGTTCCACCCGGGCATCCCGGAGAAGGACCGGGCCAAGGTGCAGAAGCGGATGTTCGTGCAGTCCGACCCGCCACAGCCGGGTGCCTGGCACTGGGTGAGCAACGGTACGCAGGCGTACTACCGCGCGCCGGATTACTGGAAGGCCGGCACCAAGCTGACCGTACGCATCGCCCTGGCCGGCATTCCGCTGAGCAACGGCCGGTTCGGCAACGTCGACCGCAACGCCACCGCGAAGATCGGCTCGGCTTTCGAGATGAAGGTGACCAACTCCGACAAGCGGATGCGGGTGTACGAGGACGGGCAGCTGATCAAGACGCTGCCGGTCAGCCTGGGCAAGAAGAAGACCCCGTCGTCCAGCGGCACCCTTGTGGTGATGGAGAAGAAGGAAGCGACGGTCTTCGACACGATGGACGACCCGGATCCGGAGAACCGGTATGTTACGGACATCGAGTTCGCCCAGCGACTCACCTGGGGCGGCGAGTACATCCACGCGGCACCCTGGTCGGAGCACGTCCAGGGGCGGCAGAATGTCTCCCACGGCTGCGTGAACGTCTCGATGGCGAACGCCCGCTGGCTCTTCCAACGTACGAAGATCGGTGATCCGATCACCATCACCGGCACCGAACGTAAGCTGGCGGCCGGCAATGGTTGGACCGCTTGGAACCTGAGCTGGTCGGAGTTCGTCAAGGGCAGTGCGCTGCCAGTTCCGGACGGTGGCGCCGGTCCGGCCGTCTGA
- a CDS encoding NUDIX domain-containing protein codes for MRRVVRRSVRAILVDEDDRLVLIKRNKPGQAPYWTTPGGGVESTDVSLEAALRRELQEELGAEADRFVQVFLFTAPAGEGVSVQHFFVCRLLELREDARSGPEFDDPSRGGYQLDRVTIEKLPAVDLKPEGLTEFITSNRESLLSV; via the coding sequence ATGCGTCGGGTCGTGCGCAGGTCGGTGCGGGCCATTCTTGTGGACGAGGACGACCGCCTTGTGCTGATCAAGCGGAACAAGCCCGGCCAGGCGCCGTACTGGACGACGCCGGGTGGTGGCGTGGAGTCGACGGATGTCTCTCTGGAGGCTGCGCTCCGTCGGGAGTTGCAGGAGGAACTCGGTGCCGAGGCGGACCGGTTCGTCCAGGTGTTCCTGTTCACCGCACCCGCTGGTGAGGGCGTTTCTGTGCAGCACTTCTTCGTCTGTCGGCTACTTGAGCTGCGGGAAGATGCTCGAAGCGGGCCGGAGTTCGATGATCCGTCGCGTGGTGGCTACCAGCTCGACCGGGTGACGATCGAGAAGCTGCCTGCGGTGGATCTCAAGCCGGAAGGGCTGACCGAGTTCATCACCTCCAACAGGGAGTCTCTGCTCTCGGTGTAG
- a CDS encoding copper resistance protein CopC, translated as MGGMTAAHRRRCARLAATAGLLVAVVALLLVPASPASAHAVLSSSSPAASAVVPAAPAEVVLTFSETVRKVPDRIRVIAPDGSRADQGEPTFAGSVVNIPVDTGRGNGTYLVTYRVISADSHPVSGAFTYSVGAPSEPPVDSGDDGRANPVVGTAVKVAKFIGYAGLLLAIGPALVLALLWPRRLSRRGPGRLAWAGLGLVALATVAAVLLQVPYTNGGGLFDITGDGLSLVLGSTFGAAHLVRLGLLTAVALLLRPLLAGPVGRTDLVILGVLAVGALLTWPMAGHPAASPAPAVSVLVDAVHLGGMAVWLGGLVMLAVFLLPRADERELGAILPIWSRWAALAVSALLLAGTVQALIEVATPAALVNTTYGRLVLAKIGLFVLVIAVAAYSRHLVRTRVAASRPAPVRRAIWAELTITAIVLGVSATLVQTTPARSVSTDVSAADSGYFSTTATSSLYSMQIEVSPARRGNNSVHLYAYTLENQPLPVVEWQVTVALPAAGIEAIQVPLLPLTDNHATGEISLPAAGEWELRVTARTTEIDQATVTATVPVR; from the coding sequence ATGGGCGGCATGACTGCCGCCCATCGCCGCCGGTGCGCCCGGCTGGCCGCGACCGCCGGCCTGCTGGTCGCCGTCGTGGCGCTGCTGCTCGTCCCCGCCAGCCCGGCCAGTGCCCATGCCGTGCTGTCCAGCAGCAGCCCGGCCGCCTCGGCCGTGGTGCCCGCCGCGCCGGCCGAGGTGGTGCTCACCTTCAGCGAGACGGTACGAAAGGTGCCGGACCGGATCCGGGTGATCGCGCCGGACGGGTCCCGTGCCGACCAGGGCGAGCCCACCTTCGCCGGCAGTGTGGTCAACATCCCCGTCGACACCGGTCGCGGTAACGGCACCTACCTGGTCACCTACCGGGTCATCTCCGCGGACAGCCACCCGGTCTCCGGCGCGTTCACCTACTCCGTGGGGGCACCCTCCGAGCCGCCGGTGGACAGCGGCGACGACGGCCGGGCCAACCCGGTGGTCGGCACCGCCGTCAAGGTCGCCAAGTTCATCGGCTACGCGGGACTGCTGCTGGCCATCGGGCCGGCGCTGGTGCTCGCCCTGCTCTGGCCGCGCCGGCTGTCCCGGCGCGGGCCGGGCCGGCTGGCCTGGGCCGGCCTCGGGCTGGTGGCGCTGGCCACGGTGGCGGCGGTCCTGCTCCAGGTGCCGTACACCAACGGCGGTGGACTGTTCGACATCACCGGGGACGGGCTGAGCCTGGTGCTCGGCAGCACCTTCGGCGCCGCCCACCTGGTCCGCCTCGGTCTGCTGACTGCGGTGGCGCTGCTGCTCCGGCCCTTGCTGGCCGGCCCGGTCGGCCGGACGGACCTGGTGATCCTCGGTGTGCTTGCCGTGGGTGCGCTGCTCACCTGGCCGATGGCCGGGCACCCGGCCGCCTCGCCCGCTCCGGCGGTGTCGGTGCTCGTGGACGCGGTGCACCTGGGCGGCATGGCCGTCTGGCTGGGCGGGTTGGTGATGCTCGCCGTGTTCCTGCTGCCCCGCGCCGACGAGCGGGAACTGGGGGCGATCCTGCCGATCTGGTCCCGGTGGGCGGCCCTGGCGGTCTCCGCGCTGCTGCTCGCCGGCACCGTCCAGGCGTTGATCGAGGTGGCCACCCCGGCGGCCCTGGTGAACACCACGTACGGGCGGCTGGTGCTGGCCAAGATCGGGCTCTTCGTACTTGTCATCGCGGTGGCCGCCTACTCCCGGCACCTGGTGCGCACCCGGGTCGCGGCCAGCCGACCGGCCCCGGTACGCCGAGCGATCTGGGCGGAGCTGACGATCACCGCGATCGTGCTGGGGGTGTCGGCCACCCTGGTCCAGACGACCCCCGCCCGTAGCGTCTCCACGGACGTGTCCGCCGCCGACAGCGGATACTTCAGCACCACGGCGACCAGCTCGCTCTACTCCATGCAGATCGAGGTGTCACCGGCCCGCCGGGGCAACAACTCGGTGCACCTGTACGCGTACACGCTGGAGAACCAACCACTACCGGTCGTCGAGTGGCAGGTCACGGTCGCCCTGCCGGCGGCCGGGATCGAGGCGATCCAGGTGCCCCTGCTGCCGCTCACCGACAACCACGCCACCGGCGAGATCAGTCTGCCCGCCGCGGGCGAGTGGGAGCTGCGGGTCACCGCCCGTACCACCGAGATCGACCAGGCCACGGTGACCGCCACCGTGCCCGTCCGATAG
- a CDS encoding Ig-like domain-containing protein yields the protein MRIRDQRNRRRGVLVAGLLALTLALTSACTGGKDGDKGPGWQDGADQPAAKATVSISEPAADAKDVPASAAIAFAAEQAEDVTVELTDAEGEAVEGDLASDGRSWQPSAALTYGASYTATVTATGDDGLPVTATSAFTVMEEPEKQVRISSFLGDDQTVGVAMPLIVKFGRDIPEKYRADLQRRMTVTSEPAQEGIWHWVSPTEIRYRPKEFWQAGSKVSYRVQAGGLPLGDGWYGRADLTVDIAIGPKLLMTVDNRTKRMTVTKNGEKIKTIPVSLGKKSTPSSSGTMVVMEKLRKTVFDTYDELGPDEGYRTKIDYAQRLTWGGEFIHAAPWSEGQQGTTNVSHGCVNVSMANGAWLFKNTRVGDPIVVKGTERKLQLGNGWTDWNMSWEEYVKGSALPYEPMESDSADPDLSPSEAPTT from the coding sequence ATGCGGATTCGGGACCAGCGCAACCGGAGGCGGGGGGTGCTCGTCGCGGGCCTGCTCGCTCTGACGTTGGCACTGACCTCCGCCTGCACCGGCGGTAAGGATGGCGACAAGGGGCCGGGGTGGCAGGACGGCGCCGATCAGCCGGCCGCGAAGGCGACGGTGAGCATCAGCGAACCGGCCGCTGACGCCAAGGACGTGCCGGCGTCGGCGGCGATCGCCTTCGCCGCCGAGCAGGCCGAGGACGTCACTGTCGAGTTGACCGACGCCGAGGGTGAGGCGGTCGAGGGTGACCTCGCCTCCGACGGCCGCAGTTGGCAGCCGTCGGCGGCGTTGACCTACGGCGCCTCGTACACCGCCACCGTCACCGCGACCGGCGACGACGGCCTGCCGGTGACCGCGACCAGCGCCTTCACCGTGATGGAGGAGCCGGAAAAGCAGGTACGGATCAGCAGTTTCCTCGGCGACGACCAGACGGTCGGGGTGGCCATGCCACTGATCGTGAAATTTGGCCGGGACATCCCGGAGAAGTACCGGGCCGACCTGCAACGCCGGATGACGGTGACCTCGGAGCCGGCCCAGGAGGGCATCTGGCACTGGGTCAGCCCCACCGAGATCCGGTACCGGCCGAAGGAGTTCTGGCAGGCCGGCAGCAAGGTGTCGTACCGGGTGCAGGCCGGCGGGCTGCCGTTGGGCGACGGCTGGTACGGCCGGGCCGACCTGACCGTCGACATCGCCATCGGCCCGAAGCTGCTGATGACGGTGGACAACCGCACCAAGCGGATGACCGTCACCAAGAACGGCGAGAAGATCAAGACGATCCCGGTGAGCCTGGGCAAGAAGAGCACCCCGTCCTCCAGCGGCACCATGGTGGTGATGGAGAAGCTGCGCAAGACGGTCTTCGACACGTACGACGAGCTGGGTCCCGATGAGGGGTACCGGACGAAGATCGACTACGCGCAGCGGCTCACCTGGGGCGGCGAGTTCATCCACGCGGCACCGTGGTCGGAGGGGCAGCAGGGCACGACGAACGTCTCGCACGGCTGCGTGAACGTCTCGATGGCCAACGGCGCCTGGCTGTTCAAGAACACGAGGGTCGGTGATCCGATCGTCGTCAAGGGCACCGAGCGCAAGCTCCAGCTCGGCAACGGCTGGACCGACTGGAACATGAGCTGGGAGGAGTACGTCAAGGGCAGCGCCCTGCCGTACGAGCCGATGGAGTCTGACTCGGCCGACCCGGACCTCTCGCCCAGCGAGGCGCCCACGACCTGA
- the orn gene encoding oligoribonuclease, which yields MADLLVWIDCEMTGLDLGGDKLIEVAALVTDPDLNVLGDGVDVVIHADDAALDAMPEIVRTMHGKSGLTDEVRRSTVTLAEAEDRVLDYVTRHVKDPRTAPLCGNSIATDRGFIARDMPRLDAHLHYRMIDVSSIKELCRRWYPRVYFGQPQKGLAHRALADIRESIRELEYYRRTIFVPLPGPDVESAKAIAGEL from the coding sequence GTGGCTGATCTTCTCGTCTGGATCGACTGTGAGATGACCGGGCTGGACCTCGGCGGTGACAAACTTATCGAAGTCGCCGCGCTGGTCACCGATCCCGATCTCAACGTGCTCGGTGACGGCGTCGACGTGGTGATCCACGCCGACGACGCCGCGTTGGACGCGATGCCCGAGATCGTCCGGACGATGCACGGCAAGTCGGGGCTGACCGACGAGGTACGCCGCTCCACCGTCACCCTGGCCGAGGCGGAGGACCGGGTGCTCGACTACGTCACCCGCCACGTCAAGGATCCGCGTACCGCCCCGCTCTGCGGCAACTCGATAGCCACCGACCGTGGCTTCATCGCCCGGGACATGCCCCGCCTCGACGCCCACCTGCACTACCGCATGATCGACGTCTCCTCGATCAAGGAACTGTGCCGCCGCTGGTACCCCCGGGTGTACTTCGGTCAGCCGCAGAAGGGCCTGGCGCACCGGGCACTGGCCGACATCCGGGAGAGCATCCGGGAGCTGGAGTACTACCGGCGCACCATCTTCGTCCCCCTGCCCGGGCCCGACGTGGAGAGCGCCAAGGCCATCGCCGGCGAACTCTGA
- a CDS encoding YcnI family protein codes for MFRHRRFAATAAALTLGAVATAVFGFVAPASAHVTVNPREATQGGYGRLAFRVPNESDTASTTKLEVFLPENAPLGSVSTMPVPGWTVAVEKRQVDPPVQVHGSEITEVVSKITWTAGDGAAIAPGTFQEFPVSMGPLPEIDQIVFKALQTYSDGAVVRWIDPPQQPGGEEPAAPAPVLTLTAAGADTPTDAPTDAPAAAPSDDSDDEDGNGLAVGLGVAGLLAGLGGLVLGGLAFARTRRSSGAVPGDEAATPTS; via the coding sequence ATGTTCCGTCACCGGCGTTTCGCCGCCACCGCTGCCGCTCTGACGCTCGGCGCCGTCGCCACAGCCGTGTTCGGTTTCGTGGCCCCGGCCTCCGCGCATGTCACGGTCAATCCGCGCGAGGCAACCCAGGGCGGCTACGGCCGGCTGGCGTTCCGGGTACCGAACGAGAGCGACACCGCTTCCACCACGAAGCTGGAGGTCTTCCTGCCGGAGAACGCGCCGCTCGGCTCGGTGTCGACCATGCCGGTGCCCGGCTGGACGGTGGCCGTCGAGAAGCGGCAGGTCGACCCGCCGGTGCAGGTGCACGGCAGCGAGATCACCGAGGTGGTGTCGAAGATCACCTGGACGGCCGGCGACGGAGCCGCCATCGCCCCCGGCACCTTCCAGGAGTTCCCGGTCTCCATGGGCCCGCTGCCCGAGATCGACCAGATCGTGTTCAAGGCGTTGCAGACCTACTCCGACGGCGCCGTGGTGCGCTGGATCGACCCGCCGCAGCAGCCCGGGGGCGAGGAGCCGGCCGCTCCGGCGCCGGTGCTCACCCTCACCGCCGCCGGTGCCGACACGCCGACGGACGCACCCACCGACGCGCCCGCTGCGGCACCGTCTGACGACAGCGATGACGAGGACGGCAACGGCCTGGCGGTGGGCCTCGGCGTCGCCGGGCTGCTCGCCGGCCTCGGTGGCCTGGTGCTCGGCGGTTTGGCCTTCGCCCGTACCCGGCGTTCCAGCGGCGCGGTGCCGGGCGACGAGGCGGCCACTCCGACCTCCTGA
- a CDS encoding glycosyltransferase 87 family protein, translating into MSAEPATPPSVELDDSGSRTARRIVGALALAAALPALYLPGRTHDFFDLKIYMAAMDWWAAGNPLYDYVQPDRVQGELYFTYPPFAALFLLPFSWLKLGATVAIFTGLTLLGVVVTTKWLLDPVIRRHRLPHLFTLVVGVLIVLGVESTRETITFGQINMLLVVLILADLLFAVPRDSRWAGVGVGLAAALKLFPAIFVIYLLAIRRWRAAVVAGVTAAGATLLAAAVAPGDSWRFWTHELWATDRVGRTDYTGNQSLFGVLSRLTAPEEPGRLVWLLLVAVVTGYGLWRAVRASQAGDALTGLTLTGLVAALVSPITWTHHIYWFIPAMVILADAALGADPRTVAGARRRRRLLTLAVAVTAIIVYGVVSFYDWGITPSPTGSPWEFLLRNAYVWLCLVLLVVLPVRPDTRAQRRQHAKSDTLPETPIHR; encoded by the coding sequence GTGTCCGCCGAACCCGCCACACCACCGAGCGTCGAGCTGGACGATTCGGGTAGCCGTACGGCCCGCCGGATCGTGGGAGCGCTGGCGTTGGCGGCGGCACTTCCCGCCCTCTACCTGCCGGGACGCACCCACGACTTCTTCGACCTGAAGATCTACATGGCGGCCATGGACTGGTGGGCTGCCGGCAATCCGCTGTACGACTACGTGCAGCCGGACCGGGTGCAGGGCGAGTTGTACTTCACCTACCCGCCCTTCGCGGCTCTGTTCCTACTGCCGTTCTCCTGGTTGAAGCTGGGTGCCACGGTGGCGATCTTCACCGGGCTGACCCTGCTCGGCGTGGTGGTCACCACCAAGTGGCTGCTCGACCCGGTGATCCGTCGCCACCGCCTGCCCCACCTGTTCACCCTCGTGGTCGGCGTGCTGATCGTGCTCGGCGTGGAGAGCACCCGGGAGACGATCACCTTCGGGCAGATCAACATGCTGCTGGTGGTGCTGATCCTGGCCGACCTGCTGTTCGCCGTACCCCGCGACAGCCGCTGGGCCGGGGTGGGGGTCGGGTTGGCGGCGGCGCTCAAGCTGTTCCCGGCCATCTTCGTGATCTACCTGTTGGCCATCCGGCGGTGGCGGGCGGCGGTGGTGGCCGGGGTGACCGCGGCCGGGGCGACCCTGCTCGCCGCGGCGGTCGCGCCCGGTGACTCGTGGCGGTTCTGGACGCACGAGCTATGGGCGACCGACCGGGTCGGCCGCACCGACTACACCGGCAACCAGTCGCTGTTCGGTGTGCTGAGCCGGCTCACCGCCCCGGAGGAGCCGGGCCGGCTGGTCTGGCTGCTGCTGGTCGCGGTGGTCACCGGGTACGGGCTGTGGCGGGCGGTACGGGCGTCGCAGGCCGGGGACGCGCTGACCGGCCTGACGCTTACCGGCCTGGTGGCGGCGCTGGTCAGCCCGATTACCTGGACGCACCACATCTACTGGTTCATCCCGGCGATGGTGATCCTGGCCGACGCGGCGCTGGGCGCCGATCCGCGCACCGTCGCCGGGGCACGCCGACGCCGCCGGCTGCTGACTCTCGCCGTCGCCGTCACCGCGATCATCGTGTACGGGGTGGTGTCCTTCTACGACTGGGGAATCACGCCGTCGCCCACCGGCAGCCCATGGGAGTTCCTGCTCCGCAACGCGTACGTGTGGCTCTGTCTCGTGCTGCTGGTCGTCCTGCCGGTGCGTCCCGACACCCGGGCCCAGCGCCGACAGCACGCAAAGTCGGACACTCTTCCCGAGACCCCCATTCATCGGTAA
- a CDS encoding YdcF family protein translates to MLMNQRPAAPAESIPDEIRVEVETLWRYHDMGHELRPCDVGIGLGSHDLGVAVIATRLFHEGLFPWIVFTGANAPTTVERFPRGEAVHYREYAMEQGVPADSILVEPRATNTAQNLEYTRQLLAERRIPVRSALIMSRPYQQRRAYATCRLMWPEVDVVCASNPLALDDYVRSIGDPRRVVEMLVGDTQRIEVYAERGFAIPQEMPDEVRVAFERLVAAGYTSRLV, encoded by the coding sequence CTGTTGATGAATCAGCGCCCGGCGGCGCCGGCCGAGTCGATCCCTGACGAGATCCGTGTCGAGGTGGAGACGCTGTGGCGCTACCACGACATGGGCCACGAGCTGAGGCCGTGTGACGTGGGGATCGGGCTGGGCAGCCATGACCTTGGTGTCGCGGTGATCGCGACGCGCTTGTTCCACGAGGGATTGTTTCCCTGGATCGTGTTCACCGGGGCGAACGCGCCGACGACGGTGGAGCGGTTCCCTCGTGGCGAGGCCGTGCACTACCGCGAATACGCGATGGAGCAGGGCGTGCCGGCGGACTCGATTCTCGTGGAGCCACGTGCCACGAACACCGCCCAGAACCTGGAGTACACCCGGCAGCTCCTGGCCGAACGGCGTATCCCGGTGCGGTCAGCGCTGATCATGTCGCGGCCGTACCAGCAGCGCCGGGCGTACGCCACCTGCAGGCTGATGTGGCCGGAGGTCGACGTGGTCTGCGCGTCGAACCCGTTGGCACTCGACGACTACGTGCGCAGCATCGGGGACCCGCGGCGGGTGGTGGAGATGCTGGTCGGTGACACCCAGCGGATCGAGGTGTACGCCGAGCGCGGGTTCGCGATCCCACAGGAGATGCCGGACGAGGTCCGGGTCGCTTTCGAGCGACTGGTGGCGGCCGGTTACACGAGCCGGCTGGTCTGA
- a CDS encoding DUF4326 domain-containing protein: MVAQSRVRVQGDLYHPVVPSGAVYVGRQGFGLRRSPWANPFSLRQHDRVEALRLYRQWLVSQPALVERARRELAGKQLACWCRVEDACHADVLAEVIG; this comes from the coding sequence GTGGTGGCGCAGTCCCGGGTTCGTGTGCAGGGGGATCTCTACCATCCGGTCGTGCCGTCCGGTGCGGTCTATGTCGGGCGGCAGGGGTTCGGGCTGCGGCGTTCGCCCTGGGCCAATCCGTTCAGTCTTCGACAGCATGATCGGGTCGAGGCGTTGCGCCTGTATCGGCAGTGGCTTGTGAGCCAGCCGGCGCTTGTCGAGCGGGCGCGTCGGGAACTCGCCGGGAAGCAGTTGGCGTGTTGGTGCCGCGTTGAGGATGCCTGCCACGCTGATGTGCTGGCCGAGGTCATCGGTTGA
- the amcA gene encoding multiple cyclophane-containing RiPP AmcA gives MTVYVSRHAKADHLWRQTLIAEGPAPQTTRPADPPLLTHAWRQLFERQVREAGRR, from the coding sequence ATGACGGTGTACGTCTCGCGTCATGCGAAAGCCGACCACCTCTGGCGACAGACGTTGATCGCCGAGGGCCCCGCGCCACAAACGACTCGCCCGGCTGATCCGCCGCTGCTCACCCATGCCTGGCGTCAACTGTTCGAGCGGCAGGTCCGGGAAGCCGGCCGCCGATGA
- a CDS encoding sigma-70 family RNA polymerase sigma factor, with protein sequence MSQHGEPDPTDDPATRWALAARSGDPVAQAAFVRATQAEVWRFAAALIDPDSADDLTQETYLRAFRALPAFAGRSSARTWLLGIARRTCADHLRTVVRRRRLDQRLTAQAQTDVPHPDPAGQLGASDLVRRLAPERRGAFVLTQLLGLSYAEAAAVEGVPVGTIRSRVARARAELVDAVGEALAG encoded by the coding sequence ATGTCGCAGCACGGGGAGCCGGACCCGACCGACGACCCGGCCACCCGGTGGGCGCTGGCCGCCCGGAGCGGCGACCCGGTGGCCCAGGCCGCCTTCGTGCGCGCCACCCAGGCCGAGGTGTGGCGCTTCGCCGCAGCGTTGATCGATCCGGACAGCGCCGACGATCTCACCCAGGAGACGTACCTGCGGGCGTTCCGCGCGCTGCCCGCCTTCGCCGGCCGGTCCAGCGCGCGCACCTGGCTGCTCGGCATCGCCCGTCGGACCTGCGCCGACCACCTGCGCACCGTGGTACGGCGGCGGCGACTCGATCAACGCCTCACCGCGCAGGCGCAGACCGACGTGCCGCACCCCGACCCGGCCGGTCAACTCGGCGCGAGCGACCTGGTCCGCCGGTTGGCCCCCGAACGGCGCGGGGCATTCGTGCTCACCCAGTTGCTCGGCCTGTCGTACGCCGAGGCCGCCGCGGTGGAGGGGGTGCCGGTCGGCACCATCCGCTCCCGGGTGGCGCGGGCCCGGGCCGAGTTGGTCGACGCGGTCGGCGAGGCGCTGGCCGGATGA